The Methanotorris formicicus Mc-S-70 genome segment CATTATTTTTGAGGTATTCTCTAATTATATAATTTGTCAACAAAAAAGATATTGCTGAATGTTTTTTTTAAAGAACTTTTAACTTTCTCTCCTCTAATATATTTTTGAAAATAAGTGGTTGACTTCCCAAAATCGTGAGATAAGGAGATAATTTTTAGTATATTATTTATTATCTCCCCATCAAAATGGTTTAGTTTTGGATGCTTGTATTTTTTTAATGCCCTACTTTTCGTGTTTATTAAATGGTCTTTTAATGAGTAATTTGGGTGAGATAGAAGCATAGTCCCTCCTCAAATAAATGTTATGTTTTCATTTATTTCAGTTATTTTCCAATATCCTCCTACTTTGCATTTTATAGGCTTTCCGTTTTTTTCATAAAAAATATCTACATATTCAGTTGTTATTCTCCCCCCATTCATTTCATTTGGTATTTTTGCGAATAGATATTCCTTATTATCTTCAAAGTTAATATCTTTTATATTATCCCTTCTAATAACTGAATTTACCTCTACAAAATCATCGCTTTTTAATTTAACAACTTCAAACTCTCCAATATATTTGAAATTTGCAATCATCTCGCTTATTCCCATGTATGGGGTATAAATTGTTTTATGTTCTTTTAAAAGTTCTTTTAATTTGTTATGTAATTCATCATCTCTCAAATTAACGTAGATTCTATATTTGGGGTTTTTTAACATTTCAAATCTTATTTGTGTTCTTGGTTCATGTCCTTTCTTTTTTATTGGAATGAAATAATTTCCCTTTGTATTAATCAAATTTAAAGCAAAATTTACCTTTTTTATTGGGCTTAATATTCTTAATGCAATGTTTGTTGTATCAGCGTTTATATGTTTTAAATACTTTTCTTTATCAAATCCTAAAACTGCCCCCAATATCCCATAAATTGTTGTTTTTGGTATTATATCATAAGTTAAAGGACTTGTTGTCGTGTATATCTTCTTAAAATGCCCATAATCCCCCCAAATATCAAAAACTAAAACCTTCATGATTCCACCAAAAATAAAAATTTAAAATTTAAAGGACTATTTCCTTAAATGGAAGACCAACATCTGAGTTAAAGTTAAACTCTTCTCCATTATAAACCAATCTTAATCTTTTATCCCAAATATACTCAATGCCCTCAATTTTGTCTTTATTTTCTTTCAACAAATCAACTAATTCAGTTATATCTACCTTAAAGTCCTTAACATCTCTAATTTTCTCATCTTCAATATCTGAAACCAATTTTAAGGTTTTATCCAAATCACCAATGTGGTAGTTATTTTCCTTATAATTAACCTTAATTAGTAATCTTGGTGTATGTCCTACTTTGCTCCTACTAATGAGGTTTTTTGTTCCGTTCCACATTGCTTCAACTAACTTTTTAACATCTTCTTCTGTTAAATTCGTTGTTTTTGCGGCATTTTCGTTTATTATCCCATAAAAAGCAATTAGTGAATAAGGAACTACCCAATATTCTGTGAACGTTCCCTGACCCTTACCTTCTTTTGAAGGCATTACAGTAGTTCCTTTTATCAGTTTTGGAGAGACCTTATGCAAACTTCTTCCAAATCTAAATTGAACTGGACCAGTAAAAGTTATAGTTTTTCCTTTAACTGCTGTTGTTGCTCCAAATAACCTAATATCAATCATTTTTAATAAATCCTCTGCTTTTTCTATTTTTAGTTCATTTAGCCTATCTTCTTTTGTTTTTAATGTTCCATCTTCCTCTCTTACTTCCTTTATGAAAATCTCTTCTCCAATACTATCTAAATAATCCCTAATTGTTCTCTTTAACCTTACATCACTAATA includes the following:
- the cas7b gene encoding type I-B CRISPR-associated protein Cas7/Csh2; protein product: MVIKNRSEILFLYDVKDANPNGDPLDENKPRIDEETGVNIISDVRLKRTIRDYLDSIGEEIFIKEVREEDGTLKTKEDRLNELKIEKAEDLLKMIDIRLFGATTAVKGKTITFTGPVQFRFGRSLHKVSPKLIKGTTVMPSKEGKGQGTFTEYWVVPYSLIAFYGIINENAAKTTNLTEEDVKKLVEAMWNGTKNLISRSKVGHTPRLLIKVNYKENNYHIGDLDKTLKLVSDIEDEKIRDVKDFKVDITELVDLLKENKDKIEGIEYIWDKRLRLVYNGEEFNFNSDVGLPFKEIVL
- the cas5b gene encoding type I-B CRISPR-associated protein Cas5b, with protein sequence MKVLVFDIWGDYGHFKKIYTTTSPLTYDIIPKTTIYGILGAVLGFDKEKYLKHINADTTNIALRILSPIKKVNFALNLINTKGNYFIPIKKKGHEPRTQIRFEMLKNPKYRIYVNLRDDELHNKLKELLKEHKTIYTPYMGISEMIANFKYIGEFEVVKLKSDDFVEVNSVIRRDNIKDINFEDNKEYLFAKIPNEMNGGRITTEYVDIFYEKNGKPIKCKVGGYWKITEINENITFI